The Streptomyces sp. NBC_01317 genomic interval GGCCGCCTGGTCCCCGCTGTCCGCGCTGCGGATCGGCGAACTGCTCCGGACCACCGACCTGCCGCCCGGCGTCGTCAACATCGTCACCGGCGACGGCGTCACGACGGGCGAGGCCCTCACCCACCACCCGGGCGTCGACAAGATCTCCTTCACCGGGTCCCTGGCCGTCGGAAAGCGCATCCTGGAGGTCTCCAGCAAGGACCTCAAGCGCGTGACCCTGGAACTGGGCGGCAAGTCCCCCACGATCGTCTTCGACGACGCCGACCTGGAGGCCGCGGCGAAGGGCGCCGTGGCCGGATTCGCCCAGGGCAGCGGCGAGGGGTGCGTCGCCGGGACCCGGATCTTCGTCCAGGAGTCCGTCCGCGAACGCTTCCGCGAACTCCTGCTCCAGGAGATGGAGTTGTTCACCCTCGGCGACCCCTTCCACCCGGACACCCGGATGGGCCCGCTGGCCTCCCCCCAGCACTTCGCGAAGGTGTCCTCGTACCTGGACATCGCCCGCGAGGAGGGCGGCACACTCCACACGGCCGGCGAACTCGGCCACGACCTGTACATGCCGCCCACCCTGATCGAGAACGTCGGCCCGGACGCCCGTGTCGTACGGGAGGAGATCTTCGGCCCGATCGCGTCCCTGATGACGTTCACCGACACCGCCGACGCGATAGCCCAGGGCAACGACACCATCTACGGCCTGTCCGCCTCGGTATGGACCACCAACCTGGAACGCGCCCACCGCACGGCGAGCGGCCTGCGCGCGGGCACGGTCTGGATCAACGCGTACGCCGACATGAGCGCGGGAACCGTCCCCTTCGGCGGCTTCAAGCAGTCGGGCCTGGGCCGCGAACACGGCATCGAGGTCCTGGACGCGTACACGGAGACGAAGACGGTGATGGTCCACCTCTGACGCGTGGCGGGGACCTCGGCACCCCGGGACGATTCCATGCTCAGGTGGTGAACTGGACGCAGATGTACGACTGTTACGGGGACGTCGATCGCGTCCCCGAGCCGTTGGCCCGGGTCGATCGTCCGGTGCGCGGCAGCCTGGCCGCCTGCCCTCACCGCGCTGCGGACGAGTACGCGTCCTCCCATCGCCCTCTCATGTGACCGGTGATCCGGAACGGAGCCACGGCCGGACCGGGGCGACTGCCCAGGGCTGCTCCCGGGGTGGGGAGCAGCCCTTTTACGGTCACACCGCGCCGAACTCCCCCTCGGCGAGGGCTCCGACGAACGCGGTCCACGCGGGGGCGTTCGTCACGAACGCGGGGCTGTTCGGGAGCTTGGAGTCGCGTACGGCCATCGCGCCGCCGGCCAAGCGGGCGCCCTCCACACAGTTGCCGCCGTTGTTGTCGCTGTAGCTGGACTTGAACCACTGCACGTTGTTCATGCGCCGAACTCCCTGTCGGTGAGGGCCGAAACGAAGGTAGCCCAGGCGGGGCCGGTAAGAACGAATACGGGGCTGTTCGGAAGCTTGGAGTCGCGTACGGCCATCGCGCCGCCGACGAGGCGGGCGCCCTCCAGACAAGCTCCGCCCTGGTCGTTGCTGTAGCTGGACTTGAACCAGTCGGCGCCGATCAGCGCGTCAGCCGTGGTGGTCATCGGTATCAATGCTCCTTCATTGCTTTCTCAATCATGCTCAGGGACTCCTGTGGCCCTGGGGCAAGCGCCTGTAGGTCGCTGAACGCGTCCTCGTACATCTCCACGTCCCCTTCCCGCCGGGTGACCCAGCCGTCCGCCAAGTTCTCGAAGTAGGCGATGGGTTTGAGGGTCACGCGGTCGCGGAACTGCAAGATCATGAAGGCCCCGTTCATGCCCGGGTGGGCCCCCGCTTTGAAGGGAATCACCTGGACCCGGACGTTGGGTGCAGAGGCCGCCTCGATGATGTGGGCAAGTTGCGCGCGCATCACGTCCGGCCCTCCCACCTGCCGGTGCAACACCGATTCGTTGATGATCGCAGTGAACTTGAGCGGCGAGTCGGTTCGGTGGAGGACTGCTTGTCGCGTCATGCGCACATCGACCATCCGGTCGATCTCCGCGTCGCTGAGGCCCTGGTGCGCGCGCTGGTAGATCACGCGCACGTACGACTCGGTCTGGAGCAAGCCCGGGACGAACTCCGACTCGTAGTCGTACAGCGCCGAAGCGGTGGCCTCAAGACCGAGAAACGCCTTGAAACTCGGGGTGATGACTGGCCGGTACTTCTTGGACTGCCACCAGTCCCGCTTGGTCTTGGTGACCGCCGCGTAGCCTTTCAGCTCTTCAGCCGTCTCCGCGTCGACCTCGAAGATCTGGCAGAGCGCCATGATGTCTGACGTCT includes:
- a CDS encoding aldehyde dehydrogenase family protein, with product MTIPLTLDAAARPAPAFLDGAAKKLLIDGVWTAPRAGTTFETFDPATGQVLARVASGGAEDVDLAVAAARRAFEAPSWADITPYQRGKVLLQIADVIEAHAEELAVLDSLDMGGPLWMTRWLVDHSVEVFRHYAGWPTKIYGQTAPSDPAVFNYTLRQPLGVVGAITAWNGPVLQLAWKLGPALATGNTVVAKPAAWSPLSALRIGELLRTTDLPPGVVNIVTGDGVTTGEALTHHPGVDKISFTGSLAVGKRILEVSSKDLKRVTLELGGKSPTIVFDDADLEAAAKGAVAGFAQGSGEGCVAGTRIFVQESVRERFRELLLQEMELFTLGDPFHPDTRMGPLASPQHFAKVSSYLDIAREEGGTLHTAGELGHDLYMPPTLIENVGPDARVVREEIFGPIASLMTFTDTADAIAQGNDTIYGLSASVWTTNLERAHRTASGLRAGTVWINAYADMSAGTVPFGGFKQSGLGREHGIEVLDAYTETKTVMVHL
- a CDS encoding DUF397 domain-containing protein; translation: MNNVQWFKSSYSDNNGGNCVEGARLAGGAMAVRDSKLPNSPAFVTNAPAWTAFVGALAEGEFGAV
- a CDS encoding DUF397 domain-containing protein; this translates as MTTTADALIGADWFKSSYSNDQGGACLEGARLVGGAMAVRDSKLPNSPVFVLTGPAWATFVSALTDREFGA
- a CDS encoding helix-turn-helix domain-containing protein, with the protein product MITDIESATPALCRLQLGSELRQLRLEAGLTSTQVVRKLLWSPSKLTRLETGENATVETSDIMALCQIFEVDAETAEELKGYAAVTKTKRDWWQSKKYRPVITPSFKAFLGLEATASALYDYESEFVPGLLQTESYVRVIYQRAHQGLSDAEIDRMVDVRMTRQAVLHRTDSPLKFTAIINESVLHRQVGGPDVMRAQLAHIIEAASAPNVRVQVIPFKAGAHPGMNGAFMILQFRDRVTLKPIAYFENLADGWVTRREGDVEMYEDAFSDLQALAPGPQESLSMIEKAMKEH